From a single Serratia surfactantfaciens genomic region:
- a CDS encoding winged helix-turn-helix domain-containing protein, with the protein MKYIINNAIIYDAHKGTLSLNKNNDDKNVVLLKPSQRLLSLFIECNNEIVERERLLDEVWNNHGLTASNNNLSNYISGLRKTLAQLGQDDILVTYPRQGFKFVAESITLLGEEKDENNGETPKAHPLTEKKTRRIKPLILLLLPLAVGLIAIGVALHYYTANNDLSFIGKYRSCNVFAIDSAQDISSARRLLSEFDYDCNSSASVYLYNQVADDDSTAAVMTYCPRQGLSACKTVKLQQ; encoded by the coding sequence ATGAAATACATTATAAATAACGCCATCATTTATGATGCGCATAAAGGGACATTATCACTCAACAAGAACAACGATGATAAAAACGTGGTTTTATTAAAACCTTCACAGCGACTGTTGTCGTTGTTTATTGAGTGCAATAATGAAATTGTAGAGAGGGAGCGTTTGCTGGATGAGGTATGGAATAATCATGGCCTGACGGCATCGAACAATAACCTGAGCAATTATATTTCAGGGTTGCGCAAGACGCTGGCTCAGTTAGGCCAGGATGACATTCTGGTTACTTACCCAAGGCAAGGGTTCAAGTTCGTCGCCGAGTCGATAACCCTTTTAGGGGAGGAAAAGGATGAAAATAATGGCGAAACGCCGAAAGCGCATCCGTTAACGGAAAAGAAAACCAGGCGTATAAAACCGCTCATTCTGCTTCTCCTGCCTTTGGCCGTCGGCCTTATCGCCATCGGCGTCGCGTTGCATTATTACACTGCCAATAATGATCTGAGCTTTATTGGTAAATATCGCAGCTGCAACGTGTTCGCCATCGACAGTGCGCAGGATATTTCTTCGGCCAGGCGGCTGCTGAGCGAGTTTGATTATGATTGCAACAGCAGCGCCAGCGTATATTTATACAATCAGGTTGCCGATGACGACAGCACAGCGGCCGTGATGACCTACTGCCCCAGACAGGGCCTGTCTGCGTGCAAAACGGTAAAGCTGCAACAGTAG
- a CDS encoding winged helix-turn-helix domain-containing protein encodes MAYVINNRIIYRDDISELCVIDDEQSKVSLTATVNRLLLLFVRNDNKVLSREFLLSQVWGSYGQIESGNNLNNALSQLRKAFTELGEGEVLITLPKQGVLLQAGVARTDETGNQEKPELSKILIGKENSRRMEYLWLCVAMAVFIGGLVMLAVGMRQVYIPTAKFIPAQRIENCEIEIINSHHKLVRTNISVQDVRNTIAEGGFDCNKPATVYYYNGGALVLSALHSMATFFAYCPENEKNINAACENVYVFKK; translated from the coding sequence ATGGCTTATGTGATAAACAACAGAATTATTTACCGGGATGATATCTCTGAGCTCTGCGTTATTGATGATGAACAATCTAAAGTCTCGTTAACGGCGACGGTTAATAGATTGTTGTTATTGTTTGTACGGAACGATAACAAAGTATTAAGCCGTGAATTTTTGCTGAGCCAGGTTTGGGGCAGCTATGGCCAAATAGAGTCGGGCAATAATCTGAATAATGCGCTTTCTCAGTTGCGCAAGGCGTTTACCGAACTGGGAGAAGGTGAAGTGTTGATCACCTTGCCAAAGCAGGGGGTTTTGCTTCAGGCGGGGGTTGCCCGCACGGATGAGACAGGAAACCAAGAAAAGCCTGAATTGAGTAAAATACTTATTGGGAAAGAGAATTCCCGGCGGATGGAGTATTTATGGCTCTGCGTGGCAATGGCTGTTTTTATCGGCGGCCTGGTGATGTTGGCTGTGGGGATGCGCCAGGTTTATATTCCGACGGCGAAGTTTATACCCGCTCAGCGTATTGAGAATTGTGAAATCGAAATAATTAACAGTCACCACAAGCTGGTGCGCACGAATATTTCGGTGCAGGATGTAAGGAACACCATCGCGGAAGGCGGCTTTGACTGCAATAAACCAGCAACGGTTTATTATTATAACGGCGGTGCGTTGGTTCTTAGCGCCTTGCACTCGATGGCAACCTTTTTCGCCTATTGCCCAGAAAATGAAAAAAACATTAACGCGGCCTGTGAGAATGTCTATGTTTTCAAAAAATAA
- a CDS encoding S1C family serine protease: MNTSVFSVDQDLNSVKGISFALPVRLVNKVMKKIVADGRVIRGCIGVEAANVSAIHGKLGGRYNVRVTGVKHSGAASDAGLQEGDIINKVAGKVIDNAQEALNIFAETPPGQHVEVTVERKGKNRVSSLKVEDCDNE, from the coding sequence ATGAATACGTCGGTTTTCTCGGTAGATCAGGATCTGAATAGCGTAAAAGGCATCAGTTTTGCTTTGCCGGTGCGCCTGGTGAATAAGGTAATGAAAAAAATCGTGGCGGATGGGCGAGTCATTCGCGGCTGCATCGGCGTGGAAGCCGCTAATGTCTCCGCTATCCATGGAAAACTGGGGGGGCGATATAATGTGCGGGTGACAGGTGTAAAACACTCGGGGGCTGCGAGCGACGCCGGCTTACAGGAAGGCGATATCATTAATAAAGTTGCAGGGAAAGTGATTGATAATGCCCAGGAAGCTTTGAATATCTTTGCAGAGACGCCGCCGGGCCAACATGTTGAGGTTACGGTGGAAAGAAAAGGTAAAAACAGGGTTTCATCGCTGAAGGTTGAGGATTGTGATAACGAATAA
- a CDS encoding trypsin-like peptidase domain-containing protein — translation MNKKVIHMLIGVFIGAVVSTLYFKQFANQNRQNVNELSLSMAIERALPSVVYIYSKDCNDVVYGCPLGTGVIMDNRGHVVTNYHVVNGVKNMVALLSDATVREAIVVGYDKLTDLAVMKLDPVATTPIRIDEEKKIKVGDFVLAIGNPYNLVGSVSHGIVSAIGRSGFGVIGRQTFIQTDAPINKVTPAGHWLMHLEK, via the coding sequence ATGAATAAAAAGGTTATTCATATGTTAATTGGCGTGTTTATTGGCGCAGTCGTCAGCACCCTCTATTTTAAGCAATTCGCTAACCAGAACCGGCAAAATGTGAATGAATTGTCACTGAGTATGGCGATAGAACGCGCGCTCCCATCCGTTGTATATATATATTCTAAAGATTGTAATGATGTTGTTTATGGTTGCCCGTTGGGCACCGGCGTTATTATGGACAATCGTGGGCATGTGGTGACGAATTATCATGTGGTCAATGGCGTCAAGAACATGGTGGCGTTGCTCAGCGACGCGACGGTAAGAGAAGCGATCGTCGTGGGCTACGACAAACTGACCGATTTAGCCGTGATGAAACTGGATCCTGTGGCGACCACGCCCATTCGTATCGATGAAGAAAAGAAAATCAAAGTCGGTGATTTTGTTTTGGCCATCGGTAATCCTTACAATCTGGTTGGCTCCGTTTCACACGGTATCGTTAGCGCTATTGGCCGCAGCGGCTTCGGCGTCATTGGCAGACAGACGTTTATTCAAACCGATGCGCCGATCAATAAGGTAACTCCGGCGGGCCACTGGTTAATGCATCTGGAGAAATGA